One Clostridium estertheticum DNA segment encodes these proteins:
- a CDS encoding response regulator transcription factor, with protein sequence MDRLLLVEDDESLALGIEFSLKDGGYEVSRVSTVEGGKKLFHLEQFDLILLDVNLPDGNGYELCKYIRNKSDVPIIFLTACDDEVNIVQGLEIGGDDYITKPFRVRELLSRIKASIRRNSKNVTSSKDMSVESILKSENILVDNIKGTVRKNGEIINLTAQEYKLLLIFMNKPNALMKRDEILCELLEGEDPFFDENTLSVYIKRIREKIEDNPRDPQYIINKRGLGYKWNKDIQH encoded by the coding sequence ATGGATAGATTATTATTAGTAGAAGATGATGAATCATTGGCCCTTGGCATAGAGTTTTCCCTAAAAGATGGTGGATATGAGGTATCTAGAGTTTCAACTGTAGAAGGTGGAAAAAAACTATTCCATCTAGAGCAGTTTGATTTGATTTTACTAGACGTAAACTTGCCTGATGGTAATGGATATGAATTATGTAAGTACATAAGAAACAAAAGTGATGTGCCCATAATATTTTTAACGGCTTGTGACGATGAGGTTAATATCGTTCAGGGGCTTGAAATAGGTGGGGATGATTATATAACAAAGCCTTTTCGCGTTAGAGAACTTTTATCAAGAATAAAGGCATCTATAAGGCGCAATTCTAAAAATGTAACGAGCTCTAAAGATATGTCAGTAGAAAGTATATTGAAAAGTGAAAATATATTAGTTGATAATATAAAAGGAACAGTTAGAAAAAATGGTGAAATCATAAATCTTACAGCACAAGAATATAAGCTTTTATTGATATTTATGAATAAACCTAATGCTTTAATGAAGAGAGATGAGATATTGTGTGAATTATTAGAAGGGGAAGACCCTTTCTTTGATGAAAACACATTATCAGTTTATATTAAGAGGATAAGAGAGAAAATAGAAGACAATCCAAGAGACCCTCAGTATATAATTAATAAACGTGGACTAGGGTATAAGTGGAATAAGGATATACAGCACTGA
- a CDS encoding sensor histidine kinase, producing MKRYFINSELKISSSVLLLLMTIFLLITSLALKISHDNLKADYIKSLGAIAERVALKNPEMEKEIIPLITKEVSRDEAARGSAFLKQYGVTKDLEDALFPYVSGAIIKNNYSIILIFILMTTILFTLNYFQHSFFYKRIRRLTDAAKKVVEGDYDIAINESREGDFSKLAISFNSMRDIIRSNLSDLRREKQFLVELLSDISHQLKTPLSSVILYNDIMVTKELPQKQRSMFLLNNQNQLEKMNWLIKNILKLAKLDAKAIEIVKEEQSLNETVQDVIDALESKASEAKVVITFKEKEEIVFKHDRLWLEEALINIIKNGIEHTPVGGTINLELMENPLYIRIIIEDTGEGISESDLPNIFKRFYKAKTSKKSESIGIGLALSKSIVEAHNGMIEVRSKVDIGTRFIITFIV from the coding sequence ATGAAGAGATATTTTATTAATTCTGAATTGAAAATAAGCAGCAGCGTTCTTTTGTTATTAATGACAATATTTTTACTTATTACTTCTTTAGCTTTAAAAATTAGCCATGATAACTTAAAGGCTGATTATATAAAAAGCTTGGGAGCAATTGCTGAAAGGGTAGCTTTGAAAAATCCGGAAATGGAGAAGGAAATTATACCTCTTATTACAAAAGAGGTTTCTAGGGATGAAGCTGCACGTGGAAGTGCTTTTTTAAAACAGTATGGGGTAACAAAGGATTTAGAGGATGCACTTTTCCCATATGTAAGTGGGGCAATTATAAAGAACAACTATTCCATTATTTTAATTTTTATTCTTATGACGACTATATTATTTACCCTAAATTATTTTCAACATAGTTTTTTTTATAAAAGGATAAGAAGATTAACGGACGCTGCAAAAAAGGTAGTGGAGGGAGATTATGACATAGCAATCAATGAAAGTAGAGAAGGGGATTTTTCAAAGCTGGCAATTTCTTTTAATTCTATGAGGGATATCATTAGAAGTAATTTAAGTGATCTAAGGCGTGAAAAACAATTTCTGGTGGAGTTATTATCAGATATATCTCATCAGCTAAAAACTCCACTCTCATCTGTAATTTTATATAATGATATTATGGTTACAAAGGAATTACCTCAAAAGCAAAGGTCCATGTTTTTGTTAAATAATCAAAACCAATTAGAAAAGATGAACTGGCTCATTAAAAATATACTAAAGCTAGCTAAATTAGATGCTAAAGCCATAGAAATTGTGAAAGAGGAGCAAAGCTTAAATGAAACGGTGCAAGATGTAATAGATGCACTAGAAAGCAAAGCATCTGAGGCTAAGGTCGTTATTACGTTTAAAGAAAAAGAAGAGATAGTTTTTAAGCATGATAGATTGTGGCTTGAAGAGGCACTTATTAATATTATTAAAAATGGCATAGAACATACTCCTGTGGGCGGAACTATAAATTTAGAGCTAATGGAAAACCCTTTGTATATAAGAATTATAATAGAAGATACAGGAGAAGGTATAAGTGAGTCTGATTTGCCCAATATATTTAAGCGGTTTTATAAAGCAAAAACCTCAAAGAAAAGTGAATCTATTGGAATAGGATTGGCCCTTTCAAAATCAATAGTTGAAGCGCATAATGGAATGATTGAAGTTCGAAGTAAGGTAGACATAGGAACTAGATTTATTATTACATTTATAGTATAG
- a CDS encoding FTR1 family protein, with product MLAPFIICIREGIEIFLVIIPLVVYFNKNKLYKMTKSALLGGALGTFIAAITGSIIFSQVALLNGPTGELFDGLLGLVLAVLILYSIVLLRKNKSFNTTPNEQFVSLSQKGVFILAAITFFRELLEVTLFILTSSTGSPLLVAGSSVLGLAVAALIVYIVSRGISNFNIGLVFYMLNLFLVGLGAYYLGDGLDVLFGSYVPDVFKLGVLVYAIPSYFILIKYDLKRYINSNKIK from the coding sequence ATGCTTGCTCCTTTTATAATATGCATAAGAGAAGGTATAGAGATTTTCTTAGTTATTATTCCTCTAGTAGTTTATTTTAACAAAAATAAACTATATAAGATGACTAAGAGCGCTTTACTAGGTGGGGCTTTAGGAACGTTTATTGCAGCTATAACTGGGTCAATAATATTCTCACAAGTTGCATTATTAAACGGTCCTACTGGAGAATTATTTGATGGATTGCTAGGTTTAGTATTAGCTGTATTAATATTATACAGTATAGTACTTTTAAGGAAAAATAAATCTTTTAACACTACTCCAAATGAACAATTTGTTTCATTAAGTCAAAAGGGAGTATTTATTTTAGCAGCTATAACATTCTTTAGAGAATTATTAGAAGTAACATTATTTATCTTAACTAGTTCAACTGGTTCTCCGCTACTGGTGGCAGGCTCATCTGTATTAGGTTTAGCAGTTGCAGCTTTAATTGTTTATATAGTTTCTAGGGGGATTTCTAATTTTAATATAGGCCTAGTATTTTATATGCTAAATCTATTTTTAGTAGGGCTTGGAGCGTACTACTTGGGTGATGGCTTAGATGTATTATTTGGTAGTTATGTTCCTGATGTTTTTAAACTGGGCGTGTTAGTATACGCAATTCCTAGTTACTTTATATTAATAAAATATGATTTAAAAAGATATATTAACTCTAATAAAATAAAATAA
- a CDS encoding 4Fe-4S dicluster domain-containing protein, whose protein sequence is MKTFDNDIQLIKYEVIREVVKLAIKGTLKKEGKNLFKVLVPGPKARTRCCIHKERAIIGERIKLVMGGNKKNKNVIEVINIACDECPIQRFSVTEACRGCLTHKCIQVCPVGAIQSINRHSYIDPNKCIECGKCRTACPYNAISDVKRPCIRACDAGALSIDEDKKAVIDNKKCIQCGACVYQCPFGAIMDKSSVVDITNILLASKEDKDVHVYAVVAPAISSQFTFAKLGQVVSGIKKMGFKDVIEVALGADMVAQNETKEFAETIEELKTMTSSCCPAFVSYIKKNFPELGKHVSSTVSPMIAISKLIKNTDPLAKIVFIGPCTAKKMEIKEDDIKGITDYVMTFEELQAMFDAFEINLEECEELPLNNASFYGRIFARSGGLTEAVKHLVEIENISVEFKPITCDGLIECDKALKLLKFNRSNGNFIEGMACSGGCIGGAASLNHGPKDKKEVDNYGKLAIEQNVNDSLRVMKLEEIDLHRGKNFMSK, encoded by the coding sequence ATGAAAACTTTCGATAATGATATACAACTTATAAAATACGAGGTAATAAGAGAAGTAGTTAAACTTGCTATTAAAGGAACCCTAAAAAAAGAAGGTAAAAATCTATTTAAGGTTCTTGTTCCAGGCCCTAAAGCAAGAACCCGTTGTTGCATTCATAAGGAAAGAGCAATTATTGGTGAAAGAATAAAACTTGTAATGGGTGGAAACAAAAAAAATAAAAATGTTATTGAGGTAATTAATATTGCTTGTGATGAATGTCCCATACAGCGCTTTTCTGTTACTGAAGCATGTAGAGGTTGCTTAACTCACAAATGTATTCAAGTATGCCCCGTGGGTGCAATTCAATCAATAAATCGACACTCTTACATTGACCCAAATAAATGCATTGAATGTGGTAAATGCAGAACTGCTTGCCCATACAACGCAATCTCTGACGTTAAGAGACCTTGTATTAGAGCTTGTGACGCGGGAGCCTTAAGTATTGATGAAGATAAAAAAGCAGTAATCGATAATAAGAAATGTATCCAATGCGGTGCTTGTGTTTATCAATGTCCTTTCGGTGCTATTATGGATAAATCCTCAGTTGTAGATATTACTAATATATTACTAGCATCAAAAGAAGATAAAGATGTACATGTATATGCTGTGGTTGCGCCCGCAATTTCTAGTCAATTTACTTTCGCTAAACTGGGTCAAGTGGTATCAGGTATAAAAAAAATGGGTTTTAAAGATGTAATAGAAGTAGCCCTTGGTGCAGATATGGTAGCACAAAATGAAACAAAAGAATTTGCAGAAACCATTGAAGAACTCAAAACTATGACAAGTTCATGTTGCCCAGCTTTTGTCTCTTACATCAAGAAGAATTTCCCTGAACTCGGTAAACATGTTTCAAGCACAGTTTCCCCAATGATAGCAATTTCAAAACTCATTAAAAATACAGATCCACTAGCTAAAATTGTGTTTATTGGACCTTGTACAGCTAAAAAAATGGAAATAAAAGAGGACGATATAAAAGGTATTACTGATTACGTAATGACTTTTGAAGAACTACAGGCAATGTTTGATGCTTTCGAAATCAATCTTGAAGAATGCGAGGAACTTCCCTTAAATAATGCTTCTTTTTATGGTAGAATTTTTGCTAGATCAGGTGGTCTTACAGAAGCCGTAAAACACTTAGTTGAAATTGAAAATATTTCAGTTGAATTTAAGCCTATAACTTGCGACGGTCTTATTGAATGTGATAAAGCCTTGAAATTATTAAAATTCAATAGATCAAACGGTAATTTCATTGAGGGAATGGCTTGTAGTGGTGGATGTATAGGTGGCGCAGCCTCCCTTAATCATGGTCCAAAAGATAAAAAAGAAGTAGATAATTATGGAAAGTTAGCCATAGAACAAAATGTTAATGATTCACTAAGAGTTATGAAATTAGAAGAAATTGACCTCCATCGAGGTAAAAACTTTATGTCTAAATAA
- a CDS encoding ABC transporter ATP-binding protein translates to MEVLKVENLTKTYGAGENKVEALKNINLSVSKGEFVAIVGASGSGKSTLLHLLGGLDRPTAGNVVIDGESIYDYKEEKLAVFRRRKIGFVFQFYNLLPILDVEENIALPALLDNDKVDKIYLEELIKVLGLSARKNHLPSELSGGQQQRVSIGRAVFNKPSIILADEPTGNLDTKNSKDVIELLKFTAKKYNQTLILITHDVNIAAMADRVITIEDGEIISDKHLKVS, encoded by the coding sequence ATGGAAGTTTTAAAGGTTGAAAATTTAACTAAAACTTATGGCGCAGGCGAAAATAAGGTAGAGGCACTTAAAAATATAAATTTATCAGTTTCTAAGGGAGAGTTTGTGGCAATTGTTGGAGCATCAGGTTCTGGCAAGAGTACACTTCTTCATTTATTGGGAGGGCTCGATAGGCCTACAGCTGGGAATGTGGTTATTGATGGAGAAAGTATTTATGATTATAAGGAAGAAAAACTAGCTGTATTTAGAAGAAGAAAGATAGGCTTTGTATTTCAGTTTTATAACCTATTACCTATTTTAGATGTAGAAGAGAATATAGCACTTCCAGCACTACTTGATAATGATAAAGTTGATAAAATTTATCTAGAAGAACTTATTAAGGTATTAGGACTAAGTGCGCGGAAAAATCATCTTCCCTCAGAGTTATCAGGGGGACAGCAGCAAAGAGTTTCAATAGGCAGAGCAGTATTTAATAAGCCATCAATAATACTTGCCGATGAGCCTACAGGGAATCTTGACACTAAGAATTCAAAGGATGTTATAGAATTATTAAAGTTTACGGCTAAAAAATATAATCAGACATTAATACTTATTACCCATGATGTTAATATTGCAGCCATGGCTGATAGGGTTATAACAATAGAAGATGGTGAAATAATTTCTGATAAGCACCTGAAAGTAAGTTAG
- a CDS encoding transposase produces MSNYILTLKLDTEKYQEDILDKRLEISRNIYNSCLGELYKRYNYMRQSKEYKKVVKIAKGKERNKQFNELNKKYSLTEYSLHKFVKPIQKHFKNNVDSFSTQKIASRCFSAFQGLMFHTANKVCFKKYGEMNSVEGKSNGTGIRFKDNQLIWNGLKINLIVKNNDEYAEISLLNEVKYCRIVRKFIRGKYKYYIQLVLDGIPPIKYNKETGEVKNSIGKGNVGIDIGTQTIGIASKHEVKLLELAPKVNNIETIKRRLLRKLDRQRRINNPNNFNENGTIKHGVKLIWVKSNKYIKTQNELRDIQRKQADIRKQSHNILANKIVSLGDRILVETMNYKGLQKRSQNTTVNEKIGKFNKKKRFGKSLANKAPSMLLTILDNKLKWNNTELYKVNTYKIKASQYNHFDEKYNKKELSERWNIFNVDNKEIKIQRDLYSSFLIMNVKENLEEIDRDLCFGTYDNFKHLHDKEINRLLSSNNKKISSMGI; encoded by the coding sequence GTGTCAAATTATATATTAACATTAAAACTAGATACAGAAAAATATCAAGAAGATATTTTAGATAAGAGATTAGAAATAAGTAGGAATATATATAATAGCTGTTTAGGAGAATTATATAAAAGATATAATTATATGAGACAGTCTAAGGAATATAAGAAAGTTGTTAAAATTGCTAAAGGAAAAGAACGTAATAAACAATTTAATGAATTAAATAAAAAATATAGTTTGACGGAGTATTCACTTCATAAGTTTGTAAAACCTATTCAAAAACATTTTAAAAATAACGTAGATAGCTTCAGCACTCAAAAGATAGCTTCAAGGTGTTTTAGTGCATTTCAAGGATTAATGTTCCATACTGCAAATAAGGTTTGTTTTAAGAAATATGGAGAAATGAACAGTGTTGAAGGGAAGTCCAATGGAACGGGGATTAGATTTAAAGATAATCAATTAATTTGGAATGGGCTTAAAATCAACCTTATTGTTAAAAACAACGATGAATATGCAGAAATTTCGCTATTAAACGAAGTTAAATATTGTAGAATAGTTAGAAAATTTATTCGTGGAAAATATAAATATTATATTCAATTAGTTTTAGATGGTATCCCTCCTATTAAATATAATAAAGAAACTGGGGAAGTTAAAAATAGTATTGGAAAGGGTAATGTTGGAATAGATATTGGTACTCAAACTATAGGGATTGCCTCAAAACATGAGGTTAAATTATTAGAATTAGCACCCAAGGTTAATAATATTGAAACAATTAAAAGAAGATTATTAAGAAAACTAGATAGACAAAGAAGAATTAATAATCCTAATAATTTTAATGAAAATGGAACAATCAAACATGGTGTAAAATTAATATGGGTTAAATCAAATAAATATATTAAAACTCAAAATGAATTAAGAGATATTCAAAGGAAACAAGCTGATATAAGAAAGCAAAGTCATAATATTTTAGCTAATAAAATAGTGAGTTTAGGGGATAGGATATTAGTAGAAACAATGAACTATAAAGGATTGCAGAAACGTTCCCAAAATACTACCGTTAACGAGAAAATAGGAAAATTTAACAAGAAAAAAAGATTTGGAAAGTCTTTAGCAAATAAAGCCCCAAGTATGCTTTTAACTATATTAGACAATAAATTAAAGTGGAATAATACTGAATTATATAAAGTTAATACTTATAAAATAAAAGCATCACAGTATAACCATTTTGATGAGAAGTATAATAAAAAAGAATTAAGTGAACGTTGGAATATATTCAATGTCGATAATAAAGAAATTAAAATTCAAAGAGACTTATATAGTAGTTTTTTAATAATGAATGTAAAAGAAAATTTAGAAGAAATAGATAGGGATTTATGTTTTGGAACTTATGATAATTTTAAGCATTTGCATGATAAAGAAATTAATAGATTATTAAGCAGTAATAATAAAAAAATATCAAGTATGGGAATATAA
- a CDS encoding ATP-binding cassette domain-containing protein codes for MQKRLDKIVKIEKPALENKKINIDFALRDKEVNEVLEIKGLSKSFHNKMLFKNLDLKVEYGDKLAIVGGNGTGKSTLAKMLVKECGADEGIIRYGEEVKIGYLAQNVTFTSNEQTVLEAFRDDLTISQQKVRSALAKFLFTKEDVFKTIGTLSGGERGRLRLCKLMQQDINLLILDEPTNHFDINSREMIEKSLLGE; via the coding sequence ATGCAGAAAAGGTTAGATAAGATTGTTAAAATAGAAAAGCCGGCTTTGGAAAATAAGAAGATTAATATAGATTTTGCTTTAAGGGATAAAGAGGTTAATGAGGTATTAGAAATCAAAGGACTTTCTAAATCCTTCCATAATAAGATGCTCTTTAAAAATTTAGATTTAAAGGTTGAGTATGGGGACAAGCTTGCCATTGTTGGGGGAAATGGAACAGGAAAAAGTACACTAGCCAAAATGCTTGTAAAAGAATGTGGCGCTGATGAAGGAATTATAAGATATGGTGAAGAGGTTAAAATAGGATATCTGGCACAAAATGTTACATTTACAAGCAATGAACAAACAGTGTTAGAAGCATTTAGAGACGATTTAACCATTTCACAGCAGAAAGTAAGGAGTGCCTTGGCAAAATTTCTATTTACTAAGGAGGATGTATTTAAAACCATAGGAACCTTGTCTGGTGGAGAAAGAGGTAGGCTTAGGCTTTGTAAACTCATGCAGCAAGACATCAATTTGTTAATTTTAGATGAGCCTACCAACCACTTTGATATTAACTCAAGAGAAATGATAGAAAAATCTTTACTGGGGGAGTAA
- a CDS encoding gamma-glutamylcyclotransferase, with amino-acid sequence MSGNSNHERFLSEAKFAGDFIAEGFELYDLGSYPGIIHSENGKVKGQLYIIDSNILRKLDILEE; translated from the coding sequence ATGAGTGGAAATAGTAATCATGAAAGATTTCTCTCAGAGGCCAAATTTGCAGGGGATTTTATAGCAGAGGGTTTTGAACTTTATGATTTAGGTAGTTACCCTGGTATAATTCACAGTGAGAATGGTAAGGTTAAAGGTCAGCTTTATATTATTGATAGTAATATATTAAGAAAACTAGATATACTTGAAGAATAA
- a CDS encoding ABC transporter permease — translation MITSYKQLTGKYLKRNKKRTTLTIIGIMLSVALISTIGLFFNGIQDAQIQDAKNSGGSFHLAFQKIDEKLSSKIINNPKVSRSGFYTISDEIKIGDKLVVNIITATDKALELFPYNAKSGRLPEKENEVAMEKWVLSYIDKDVKVGDKIKVVGKEYTLVGILEDNVQNQIDGNGLILSKNNDINKQNSSLLVEISSKTNLKSAVSELKQLVDKDSVMENSYLLQMQGAGDAGSGFGGLYVAIAIIIGIVVISTIAVIYNSFQISVVERIKQFGLLRAVGTTPRQIRKIVLREATILAAIAIPLGLICGIIAIIGISIAFKLIGVDSVMPMKISVSPMVLCISAAVGLVSIYLSALVPAFFAGKISPLNAISGRNSITKEKIKRRKNVLIQRIFGFEGALAAKNIKRNRKRYRITVFSIVISVVLFVTFKSFMDMSLNISSEINESKGIHFSVVRDNKGTTEKSTIDNKIQDNIKALKLVDKVYRVYDSYSFDMAISKNSGIKEIQDMKNIYKKTTLDGVEKILMESSIAIYDADSLEVSKKYLKSGNIDIEKLNSENGVILIDKNRVYDQNTKKEYFGPIADIKVGDEIDLQFNALGQGESNKAKVEFAKGKVQKVKVMAILENEPFNYWGSSNGLKIVTTEEMAKKIVKGKNIVPANLNISLKDVKNEDAAKIAIEAAIKSNPSLQVINNIDSNRKSKSAILMVQILLYGFVLVVSLIGSVNIVNTLTTNIILRKREFATLKSIGLTQKGLKKMIVLEGLLYGIVGAIYGSIIGCIISFLLFKSMGGFREFGWMVPWQAITIAAVAAIVIGYISVLSPLSRIKKENLIQAVREDY, via the coding sequence ATGATAACAAGTTATAAACAACTTACCGGGAAATATTTAAAGAGAAACAAGAAAAGAACCACACTTACTATTATAGGAATAATGTTATCCGTTGCACTTATATCAACAATAGGACTTTTCTTTAATGGAATTCAGGATGCACAGATACAGGATGCTAAAAACAGTGGAGGTTCATTCCATTTAGCATTTCAAAAAATAGATGAAAAATTAAGCTCTAAAATTATTAATAATCCAAAAGTATCTAGGAGTGGATTTTATACAATAAGTGATGAAATAAAGATAGGTGATAAATTAGTTGTTAACATAATAACGGCAACAGATAAGGCCTTAGAGCTTTTTCCTTATAATGCTAAGAGTGGGAGATTACCAGAAAAGGAAAATGAAGTAGCAATGGAGAAGTGGGTCTTATCATATATTGATAAGGATGTTAAAGTAGGAGATAAAATTAAAGTTGTGGGTAAGGAATATACTCTTGTAGGAATACTAGAGGATAATGTACAAAATCAGATAGATGGTAATGGACTAATTTTATCTAAAAATAACGATATTAACAAACAAAATTCATCCTTACTGGTAGAAATAAGTTCAAAAACAAACTTGAAATCTGCGGTAAGCGAATTAAAGCAATTAGTTGATAAGGATTCTGTTATGGAAAACAGCTATTTGTTACAAATGCAGGGAGCAGGGGATGCTGGTTCTGGCTTTGGAGGCTTATATGTAGCCATAGCAATAATAATTGGGATAGTTGTAATTTCAACTATAGCAGTAATATATAACTCATTTCAAATAAGCGTTGTGGAAAGAATTAAGCAGTTTGGACTTTTAAGAGCAGTAGGAACAACACCAAGACAAATTAGAAAGATTGTCCTAAGGGAGGCAACAATACTAGCCGCAATTGCGATTCCACTAGGACTAATATGTGGCATTATAGCTATCATTGGAATAAGTATTGCATTTAAATTAATTGGTGTAGATTCGGTTATGCCTATGAAAATTTCAGTATCACCTATGGTGTTATGTATCAGTGCAGCAGTAGGGCTAGTCTCAATATACCTATCTGCATTAGTTCCAGCGTTCTTCGCAGGCAAGATTTCACCACTGAATGCTATAAGTGGTAGAAACTCCATAACAAAGGAGAAAATAAAGAGGCGAAAGAATGTACTTATTCAAAGAATATTTGGCTTTGAAGGAGCGTTGGCCGCAAAAAATATTAAGAGAAATAGAAAAAGATATAGAATAACTGTTTTTTCAATTGTGATAAGTGTGGTATTATTTGTTACTTTTAAATCATTTATGGATATGTCATTGAATATATCCTCAGAAATTAATGAATCAAAAGGTATTCACTTCTCAGTTGTAAGAGATAATAAAGGTACAACAGAAAAATCAACTATAGATAATAAAATACAAGATAATATAAAAGCATTGAAGTTAGTGGATAAGGTATACAGAGTATACGATTCATATTCTTTCGATATGGCAATCAGTAAAAATAGTGGGATTAAAGAAATTCAGGATATGAAGAATATATACAAAAAAACGACTTTAGATGGAGTGGAAAAAATTCTTATGGAAAGTTCCATTGCAATATATGATGCGGATTCACTAGAAGTTTCTAAAAAATATCTAAAGTCAGGGAATATTGATATAGAAAAACTAAACAGTGAAAATGGAGTAATTTTAATCGATAAAAATAGAGTGTATGATCAAAATACTAAGAAAGAATATTTTGGTCCAATAGCAGATATAAAAGTAGGAGATGAAATAGATCTACAATTTAATGCCTTAGGTCAGGGTGAATCTAATAAAGCAAAAGTGGAATTTGCTAAAGGCAAGGTTCAAAAGGTAAAAGTTATGGCAATCCTTGAAAATGAACCATTTAACTATTGGGGATCTTCCAATGGATTAAAGATAGTCACAACAGAGGAAATGGCAAAAAAAATAGTTAAGGGCAAGAACATTGTGCCTGCAAACTTAAACATATCTCTTAAGGATGTAAAGAATGAAGATGCAGCAAAAATAGCAATAGAGGCTGCCATAAAATCAAACCCTTCACTACAAGTAATAAATAATATAGATAGTAATAGAAAATCAAAGTCTGCAATATTAATGGTTCAAATATTATTGTATGGATTTGTATTGGTAGTTTCCTTAATAGGTAGTGTTAATATTGTAAATACATTAACAACAAACATTATACTGAGAAAAAGAGAATTTGCTACATTAAAATCCATAGGTCTAACTCAAAAGGGCTTAAAGAAGATGATTGTGCTAGAAGGACTTCTCTATGGCATCGTCGGCGCTATATATGGTTCCATAATAGGTTGCATAATATCATTTCTACTGTTCAAATCAATGGGTGGATTTAGAGAGTTTGGATGGATGGTACCATGGCAGGCAATAACTATTGCAGCAGTTGCAGCTATAGTAATAGGTTATATTTCAGTACTATCGCCACTTTCAAGAATTAAAAAAGAAAATTTAATACAAGCAGTTAGAGAAGATTATTAA